ACTGGTGTTCGATGAAGAGAGTATCATGTTCGATAAAGACCTGCAGGTCTGCCCGGTCATAAATGCCAACCACTCGACAACATATCCCAGACCTCCCGTTATGGAAGGTCAGACCGTCGATGAGCTTCTCGGTCCTTATCTTGAAATTTGTTCTACAAAAAGTACTGACGAGAGCGTTCTCCGAAAAGCACAGATCGGAGGAACAGTCACATCGTTGCTTCTGCAGGGGATGAAGGATGAGGTCATTGATTCAGCCCTCCTTGTGGACAAAGACAAAGGATGGATCGGAAAACCCAGACTTGCCGCAACCCCTGAAGAAATCCTCGAATCCGCAGGCACCAAGCTTTCAGAGGCATCTGTTCTCACCTGCTGGCGGGATGCGATAAAAGCGGGATTTAAGAATCTTGCAATAGTGGGTATGCCCTGCGTAACCATAGCAGAGCACCTCATTGACGGATCCCCTGATTTCAAAGAGTTCGGTGATGTACATAAGCTGAAAATAGGAATATTCTGCATGGAGGCTTTCAATTACCGCGGGCTTTTTACCGAGTTCCTGAAGGATAACCAGAAAATAAAACCCTCCAATATCCAGAAAGTAGATGTAAAAGGCAGGATGATAATCCATGAGATAACGGTTGAGGATAAGATTGCAGTACATACCTATAGCTTAAAAGAACTCCATAAATACGGCCTGCTTGGCTGCCTTCCCTGCCATGATTATGCAGCAGAATATGCTGATATCTCGATAGGGTCTGTGGGAAGCGAAGATGGCTGGAATACCACGATTGTCAGGACAGAACTCGGAAAAAAGATACTGGATTCGGCAGTGGCATCAGGGCTTCTGGCAAAAAAAGAATTGAAAGACCTCGAACATCTAAGAAAAGTAGCTGCACTCAAGAAGGCATTGAAAATCGGAGAGAAAACAAGAGAACCACCATCAAAAGTAACCAGGGACTGGATTGTCGCTGAAACGACAGTACAGGATTATACATATCCTGGGATTTTAAAGCCGATCTTAAAAGAACAGGCAAAAGAGAAAGGGTCGCAGGCACTCTGGTAAGGGCGGCGAGAAACGACTTGACAATGGTTTTATCTCCTTGAACGACCAGAATAATATCCCGGACAACCCCATGAGGAGGGATGATGTATGAGATTAAAATTAATATACGGAATAATATTAGGTTTAATGTTCATGTGGATAATTCCAGCAGTGCATGCTGAAGGAGAATTTCAGTTAAGCTATTCCTGTACCAGCTGTCACCAGGAGAGGTATAACGAATGGTCCCGCTCGATGCATGCGCTGGCAGTTAACGACCCGATTTTTGAGGCAGCATACCTGAGAGCCTATCAATCCGACCCCAAATACAGGAACTTCTGCCTGACCTGCCACTCCCCAACGACCAGGATAACCAACGATTTCAACCTGACAAAATCGATATCTGTTGAAGGTATTACCTGCAGTTTCTGCCATTCAGTCACAGGAGTTGAGAATAACAATTTTACCTTCAATCCAAATAACCCAATGCAGGGACCTTATAATGATTCAAAGACAGATGCACATGCTTCTGCATACTCGGCGCTCCATACAAAATCAGAGTTCTGTGCAGGATGCCACGAGTTCTCGATCAACGGCGTGCCCATCTCCGATACCTATTCGGAATGGAAGGAAGGACCCTATGCAGCCGAGGGAAAGCAATGCCAGGACTGCCATATGGAGACAAAAAGCGGGGCTGCAGCGGAGAACGGGACAATCCGGGATAAGGTTTACCAGCACTTCTGGTACGGTGGACACACCGGGCAGTTCTTACAAAATGCTTTTCAGATAGAGTCATCGATGCAGAGAACAGGAAACCGGGTCAAAGTTACGATCAATATTACCAACAACAACGTGGGTCACATGATTCCAAGCGGTCTCCCCTCAAGAAAGGTGGTTCTGGACTTTAAGGCAAGCGACGAGCAGGGACGGGAGATATTCAGTGACCAGAAAGTTTACGCCAAGACTCTTGTCGACCAATATGGTAATGAAGTGGCTGACTTCTGGAAGGCGGTCTCCATAGCCAAGGATAACAGATTCAAGCCGAAAGAGAGCAGGCTAGAGGTGTTCGAGTTTGATGTGCCAGATGGAACAGGTAAACTGGATACGCAGGCAACGTTGACCTATCAGCTGCAAGCAGAGATTATTACCACGGAAACGGAATCTGTGAACGTGGAATTAGCAAAGGTAAGCAACACCACAACATTCAACATGGCAGCCCAGGCAACGCCAAAAGGAACGCCGGCACTGGGATGGGTTGGGATTCTTATAGCCATGACAGCAGCCGTATTGGTAATTAGAAGAAAAAGATAGCAAGCCAAAAGGAACGTGGAAGAGCCGTTGAACCGAATGATGGCTGGATGGCTCTCCGGGCTCGCAAAGAAGGCATCCTGTCCTTAATCTAAATTGAAAGTATGGAACTAAAGCTGGATAAAGATGAATATCCCGTTGGCTATGCAAGGATTGGTGGCGGAGTTCTGGTTTTAACGAACTTGCGGCTTTTAATAGACCGCGGGTTCAGGATATTCGGAGAAAAAACAAAATCAATCCGGATAAAAGACATCACAGACGTGAAATTCAATAAGAGCTTCTTGTTCGGAACAGGTATCGATATAAAATATGTAGAAGATAACAGGGAGCATACCATTTTTACAGAATTTACTGCCGCAACAGAGGCAAAAGAAATTACAGATAAGGTTCGCTCTTTGCTGAAAGGAGGTATTCTGGCACCCGTTGAAGTTCCAAAAGGGGAGGTAGGAAGGATTTCATTGGAAGAAGCAGAGCAAATTGCGCTGAATTTTATGGAAAAAAAAGCCAGTAATCTTAAAGTTGATGAAATAAGACATATTGCAGGGGCATGGAATATTATCCTGTCAAATCAGGATACATATGCTGTTGTTGTGGGCGATGACGGGGAAGTGGAAGCATGGAAGAAGATAACTAAAAGCCAGGGATCAGGAACTTTCAGGTGAGCATTATTTAAAGTCCTGTCCAAAAATTTTTAAAGTATTACTCTTCCTGAGCCTGATCCTCAAAACATCGGCTGCACTGCTTAAATCAGTATCATAAAGGTCTTTTATCTTCGAATTGTATACCAATGTATAGACTTTCCTTATATCCGCCTCTGCCCTCTCTTTCAAACTCGCATCTTCAGGCGCCAGAATGGTTTGGAACTCATTTTGATTTGACAATACGAAGCTTCTTAAGTCTTCTGTGGTTTTCATGCCGGGAAGAAGGCGAAGCGCTCTGATAACGGGTAGACCCCTCGTTTTCCGATGTTTTGGACCGTCATGAAGATACAAGCCGAACTTTGAATCTTTTGTTTTTATTATTGCTGTGAGGGTCAGCGCCCCTGCCCCGCTGCACACCTCGACCTTCTCGCCGAGGACAGAATAACCCATTTCAGATAACTCTTTCCCTGCGAATTGCAGGAGTGAGAGTTCATATTCTTTTTCAGGAATGCCCCAGTAATCGGTCATAGCAGCAAGCAGGTAGGGATGGATATTTATAGATATCTGAATCCTGTGGATTAGAATGCGCGCACTCCGTGCGTGGTTGAGTTCAGCGCCGCTATCGCGGATAAGCACTTCGCTTCGCTCGGGGGCTGCTTTCAGATATGAACTGTTTTTCGGCTGAATATAATAAATATAATTATAAAAAACACTCATCATCAACATAATATATATAATCATGAGCAAAAAATTCATATATTATGGCCATAGATATAAAGTTAGTGACCACGATTAATTGCTACTTATATATACAATATGCGCGATAAACACCCTATCCACACCACCCTCAGCACGGATGCGATGAGGATACTTGAGCGTTATGAGAAGGAGCTCGGGACAAAGAATGCTGTGCTTGAGCGCGCTCTACTCGGTATGGACAAGCTCAGGTTCAAAGAAAAGATAGACATTCAAAATATCAGCAGGATCATCAAAAGGGTAAAAACCGGTGTTCCCGGCTTTGACGGGCTTGTTGAAGGGGGCATACCCGAAGGCTTTGTCGTGGTGGTAACAGGTCCACCGGGTACTGGAAAGACCATATTTTCACTGCAGTTTTTGCTTGAAGGAATAAAGAATAGCGAACGATGTATTTTTTTTTCTTTCGAGGAAATGGCGGACCAGCTTATAAAGCAGACCCTTCGCTTCGGATGGGATATCGGAGAGTATATCGATAAAGGATATCTTGAGATCTTCGGGTTCAGCAGGTTTTCAACAGAGGAGATAATTGAAATCATTAATATTTTCAAGCCCAATAGGATTGTTTTTGATTCACTTAATGTATTTCCTGATGTCGGGGAGTTCAGGCGGTCCATGCAGTGGCGGAATATCCTGAAGGAAATAAAGGACATGAAGATAACGTGCTTCGCTATCACTGAAAAAAGATATAGCGCTGAAGTAAAAGAATTTGATGATTTCGATTTTATGGGCGATGCTATCATTTTTTTCGATAAGAGGCAGAAGCATGATCTGGATCCATACCCGACCCATTATATTCAGATCCAAAAAATGCGATTGACAAAAGTCAATGAAATACCCAACTCGTTCATTTTTACAAACCACGGAATGACGCTCATGGGTACCAATCTGGAAAAAAAACTTGTGGATTCTTCCAAGGCTCAGAAACAGGTACAGGGGATCATGGTGTAATCCGCGGCATCCGTGTTCTATTTCGTTTTAATTGCATAGGTACTGTGGTCCATGGTGGTTGTCTGGGGTTATTCTTTCCCTTGCAGAAAAAGGGCATCAATGGATGCTGGCAATATATAAATACTATTAAATCACTATAAGTTTTTATGGCTGATACTACTACATTAACACTAAAATTCAAAGGAATCGAAGCACATCTTCTCAAACAGATGGTTGATCTGGGCTTGTTCAACAGTAAATCAGAGGCGATTAGATCTGCATTAATAAAATACGCTATAGACCTTAACCTCCTTGATAAAAAAACAATATGGCAGGAGATACAGGCAACTAAAAGGAGAAAAGTAAGCTCCGAACAACTAGCAGTAGATATTCAGAGTATACGTGATGAAGCATAGAATCTTTCTGGATACCAACGTTATCATATTCGCCTTTGAATTCCCAGACTCAAATTCAAATACGATCATAGAACAGCTAAACGATGGAAAAATAGAGGCTATAATTTCAGAACGCGTAATAAAGGAAGTCTATCGTTATTTTAAAAAATATTATGATAAAAAACTTGCAGACAGCTTCAGGAATTATCTCTATAAAGCCTGCAGGATACTACTTTCCAAAGACGTTAAAGATACTATGAAAAAATACCGTGGACAAATAAAAGAAAAAGACTTGGAACAATTAGCTGTTGTGAAGAAATATGGGATTAAATATATCATAAGCCTGGACAGGGATTTCATAGGGCAGGAGGAGTACAGGACACCCAGGCAATTTGTAGAGTTAATCTACGGTGAAAGTAAAGAGAGCGATTTCTGAATTGGATATATACCCAATGTTCCCCATTCTAGGGCCACAAGCTACTTTTTTAACTTTTTTCACATTGAAGTAACAGGCGTTCCTTAATATGCGGGTATAACCGAGATCTTATTGAAATCCCCGCCCACTTCCGCGGCATAATCTTTCAGCCCTATAATTGATAACGAGGATTTTATCCGCGTCTTTGAGGGTCGCCTTCTCAAATTGCTTCGCGATACTTCTCTTATACTTGCCGGGAAGAAGCATATGCAGGTGGTCAATCAGATAATACACAAATGGAATGTGATCCTTCTTCGCCTTGCGCATCTCCAGATAAGCATTGAGGATGACGAAGGCGATAATGACATCGGGTTTGAATTCTTGCATGATCTGGATCCATATCTGACCCATTATATTCAGATCCAAAAAATGCGATTGACAAAAGTCAATGAAATACCCAACTCGTTCATTTTTACAAACCATGGAATTACGCTCATGGGTACCAGTCTGGAAAAAAAACTTGTGGATTCTTCCAAGGCTCAGAAACAGGTACAGGGAATCATGGAGTAAGATCTCATGTTTTTTCACCAAAGTGCTGGGCTGCTATTGTGAGATCTGCAATATCCACAACGCCGTCCATATTCACATCATAGCGAGGATAAGGCGCTACAACAATTTCATTGAAATGCTGTTCGATGATCGTCAAATCTTCGATATTTACGATTCCGTCCTCATTGACATCGTAGCGCGGATAGACAGTTATAGATACAACTCCGTTTGTCAAATTCAAAGGAATCGCAACCCCACCGGGATCGCTGATTTTCACATTGGAGAGATTAATTCCGGATGCGCCCGATGAACCGATTGCAGTAGCGTTGATAATGATGAATGTGCCTGGAGTCGATACATTTGAGTGCCCGAGGACAGCTTCGGAGATATTTACGATCGTACCCAGAGAATTATTTATTGTACCGTTATTGAAGAATGTACTTGCTCCGTTCTGTCTAAAAAGATCTCCCTCTGTGATACTGTTGACATTAAGTATGGACTGGTTAAAAGCAATGTTTAGCTGCGCACCTGCAATTGCATTACCGGATGGATCAATAGATATACTCAAATTAAACATTTGCCCCTGAGATACTGTCTTGTTTGAAGGGCTGATAACAACTTTTGCCGCTGTTTGGGTTGGAGTAGGTGTAGCTGTTACAGTTGCAGTTGGAGTAGGTGTATCTGTAGCAGTGGCAGTTGGAGTAGGTGTGTCTGTTGCAGTGGCAGTTGGAGTAGGTGTGTCTGTTGCAGTTGCTGTTGGGGTAGATGTAGCTGTAGCTGTTGCTGTGGCTGTTGGAGTAGGTGTGTCTGTTGCTGTTGGGGTAGATGTAGCTGTAGCTGTTGCTGTGGCTGTTGGAGTAGGTGTGTCTGTTGCTGTTGGGGTAGATGTAGCTGTAGCTGTTGCTGTGGCTGTTGGAGTAGGTGTAGCTGTTGCTGTGGCTGTTGGAGTAGGTGTGTCTGTTGCTGTTGCAGTTGGGGTAGGTGTTGCTGTTGGGGTTGGAGTAGGTGTGTCTGTTGCTGTTGCAGTTGGGGTAGGTGTTGCTGTTGGGGTTGGGGTAGTAGGTGTGTCTGTTGCTGTTGCAGTTGGGGTAGGTGTTGCTGTTGGGGTTGGAGTAGGTGTGTCTGTTGCTGTTGCAGTTGGGGTAGGTGTAGCTGTTGCAGTTGCTGTTGGTGTAGGTGTGGCTGTTGCTGTTGGGGTTGGTGTAGGTGTGTCTGTTGCTGTTGGGGTTGGAGTAGGTGTGTCTGTTGCTGTTGGGGTTGGAGTAGGTGTAGCTGTTGCAGTTGCAGTTGGAGTAGGTGTGTCTGTTGCAGTTGCAGTTGGAGTAGCTGAGGCAGTTGCAGTTGGAGTAGGTGCTACGGTTACATTCCAGAGCCATTCCTTCGAATCCGAGAGACCAGTTGTAGTATTCAGAGCAGAAGCAGTTACGTTCCAGAATCCTGCAACTGCGGTGCTGTTGATATATGTGGAACCGTTTACACCGCTCTGATTGAATACCTCTATTCCGTTGATGTACCAGGTCGCCTTCACGGTCTGGTCGACGGTCACGTTGAAGGAGACAGCCTCACTGGTATTGACGGTGACAGACAGAGATGAACTGTTTGTCTTATTGTTGCTCCACGATGTTATGCCTGGGGGGTCGTAGGTGACATTGTTATCCGTTATGAAACTGGAAATGCTCGAATTTGCCCATAAGGACATATTAGAACCGTTGAAAGCGAAAACTGAGTCGTAATACCTGGTGTCGTTGTTCAGGCCGGTTATGTCGACACTCCTGTCCGTACCGCCTGACTGGTTCGCGGTCTGTGAAGGATCCGATAAATCAGAATTTATGGAATACTTAATTTGAGTCAATGCATTGCTCTGGTCTACTGTGAAATTAATTATGCTAAAAGTATCGCCAACCGAACCGTTCGTCACATTGGTTATTGAAGGGGTCGTATTAGTATCAAGAGCAATTGCCAGAGGCACCTGTGTATTTTGAGATACAGAAACTGAACTCAAACTTCCTGTGCCGCTGTTATTAAATGCCCATACTGTTATGTTGGACCAATTTCCTGCACCGGCAGAATTATTATAGAACGTATTCGAACTGCCATTTATCCAGATACCGTTTACGCTAACATTATAGCTATCTGTAATGTTTCCAGCGCCAGATTGCCAGGTATGGTTGACCCAATGATTTCCTGCTGTATTCTGTAAATTAGCAGGTGCGGGCGGGATAAAGTTATGTGGTACAGATACATTGCTGTTCGTCGTGAAATTATAGGTAGTCGAATTTGTCCGCAGTGTTGTGTTACTATTGTTATGGGCAAACCACTGATAATAATACTTGGTTCCGTTATCTAAATTGGCAACCTTGACAGTCCTATCAGTTCCACCTGTTAAGTTAGAAGTTTGAGCATAACCCGTTAGATCAGAGTTCTTGGAGTATCTAATGTATGAAATTGCATTGCTTTGATCTATTGTAGCGTTCAAGATTCCCCATGTATCCCCGACTGTACCATTAGCGATATTAGTAATTGTGGGAGTAGTATTCGTATCAACGTCATTCACAGTAACGGTTATAGTTTCAGAAGCTACAGCACTGTAGTTATCCGTTGTATTGAATTCCCAATAATATATTCCCGCATCAGAGTATGTGGGTTTCCACGAAAAGTTTTTTTGAGTTAAATAACCTTTTGTTGCATTAGTTCTGTAGGTCAATACATCATTATCAACATCAGTAGAGGATATTGTGAAATTCAGCCATTGACCTTCGTTCACGCTCTTTTTGCCTATTGACTGCTGGACTGGATTATTGTTTGGAACCCTTGTATTCTGGCTTATACCCGTTGTATTGATCGTCCCATTGCCTGAACTGTTAAAGGCATATACGGTTATATTGCTCCATCCATGAGCCCCGACTGAAGCATTGAAATAAGTGTTTGCAGTGCCGTTTGACCACGTACCGTTATGACTTATGTTATAACTATTTGTGATGCTACCTGAACCGGCCTGCCATGTATGGTTCACCCAGAAGTTGCCGTGTGTTTCTGCTAAATTCGTTGGCGATGGTGGTATATAGCCATTAGATGATGACAGAGTCGCCTCGAACTGTATTTCAGAATAACCGTCACCATAAGTAAATGTAATATATCCTGTTGAGTTGCTGGTATAAGAGTTCCATTTAGCCCCATTCTTTTTTATATCAAATTTAGTGTTAATCGGAAAATCACCCATCGTATGTTGTGTAATAACGCTGTGATTTTCACTACTCTCATTCCATTTCTTATAGTAATCTCCTGTGGTATTCCATATATTGACGGTGACATTGACAGAATCTGATGAAGGTGTTATAGTAAAGTTAAGAATATTTATATCATAAGGATATATTTTTTTAGAATAAGTAATGTAATCTGTACCTACTATGTTAGTGGTATTACTCATATAAAATCCAGATAAATTATTTGTGGAGTATCTACTAACCATTTCATTAAATACACCTTTCGCTAATTCACTTCTGTTCCAACTTGGTAATGAAGGATTGAAAAAATCATAATATATCCAAAATATATTGACCTTGAAATTATCAACACCATAAAACCCAATATTTTTAACTCCTTTTGATACCCCCAATTCAAAGACCTCTCTCGTATAATTAGATGGGTCTCTTCCATCAGAAGTGCTATCATTAGTAGTTGCCCAAATCAATCCGTAAACATTATCTTCCCCATAAATAGTTTGTTGTTGCTTGAGACCATCGAACCAAGTTGCCATACTATCTGCATCTGCGGTATTTACATGATAAGCAAACCAATCATCTACCAGTCCATCTTTACTGAGATTGGTTAAATTTGCACTTGACATTTTCAACTGTGATGCGTGGACACCAGGATATACTCTTAGTGTTGGATATACACTTTTGATAGCATTATAAATTTTATTATGACCATAGACATACGCCGTCTGATTACCTCCACCATCATCGGGTTCTTCCTCACTTATTACAACACCATAAAAATCGTTCATATCAAATGCATTTCCATAACTATCATACGTTATTTGGTCTAAAGTATCGTTTATGGCTATATTCATTAATGTGTTATTATTCTGCAAATCTGCCCAAGTATTAGTTCCTGGATTCCATAAACTTGCATTATACCAGAAGAATATTCTATTTAATATTCTTGTATGGGTAGAAGCTAAATTGTGTATAACCGATGCATTTGCGTTACAGCATCTATCTGCTCTGGAAAAAGATTGAATCCAATACCACCCCAAAGAATAATTCTTATACATATTTGCTTGAGTATTATTGTCCAGAACAAACCCATAAAATCCAGAATTGACAACCTTACTTATGGGGTTAAAGTCAACTACAATGTAATTATCTCTACCATCCAATGTAGAAACGTTTAATGTAAGATTTCCATTTGAATAATTGATTGACCACCCAGTAACATTATATGTTTTTCCATTTTCATAACTTACAACCACCACAGTATTATCTGTTATTTTTAATTTGTTATAAGGAGGTGACTTTATCACAAATGAATCTACGTTAGTATTATATGGTACTACAAGCAACAACGAATCGTTGTGCGCTGTAATAAAATCAATATTAGATGTGGAGTTTTTGATAAACGTATAGCTTAAATTTACAGTAAAAGTATCCGTGTTGTTTTTAAAATCGTAAATATTAATTCCATTTTGAATACCAATGCCCGGTATCATAAACGATAAATTAGTTATTGAACTTGTGGATTGTGTGAGCGAAATAGAATTATCGGCAGAACTGTTCCAATAACTAGATCTAACTCCAGAATTGTCATTTAACTGTAATTGACTAACCGATACTAGATAATCACTATGAATTTCACTTTCGTTTTGGACTCTTTTTAATATCTGAAAATCATCCATCGTTATATTAGAATACTTGTTTTGCGAGTTTTCTTTTACGGCTAAATATAGGTCACCTGCATTTAGTGTAATAGTTCCTGTATCTGCCTGTTGCCTATCAAGAACTCCATTTACATAGTGCTTTATAGTACTACCATCATATGTTATTGCAATTTGATACCATTGTTCAGTAACCCAATTGTTTTTTGAACCCTCAACCCATTCGTCTGCCAATCCAGACCCTTCAAAATATACCAATTTGTTAATAGAATTATAATATACAGCATAACTATATCTGTCATATAATCCACCAGTAGTTATACCTTTATAAATAAAACTATTTGAACCAGATAACGGAAATGAATGAAACTTAATCCATATTTTGATTGTAAAATTAGATGACAAATTCAAACTTGGAGAAGTTGGTATATCAACATAATCATTTATTCCATCAGTAATTATTCCTGAATTGTATTTTCCAGTTGTCCAATTTGCATCTCCTGTTCCATTTCCATAAAACGTGCCGTTGTTATTATTGCCACTACTATCATTTACAAATCGTCCATTATTTTTATCCATCTTTAGCCATATCGAAAGGTTTGTAGTATTTATTTGATATGGATCTACCTTGGTGTTATTGGATGTTATGTTAGCAAAGAAATCTAAGTAGGAACCATTAGAAACAACCGATATATTACTATTAATATCGTAAGTACCATTTATCGTTATATAAGGTATAGCCGATGCTGACTGTGATAATACTAAAGCAAACATTCCAGCAAGCAAAACCAGAAGTAAATAATTTCTTATCAGAGTGCCATATTTATATGGGATCATGTTGACTCCTGCATGTACAGGACAATTGATATCTGTAAGCTTACCTGTAGGTACAAATTTCCTTTTTCTCTCTTCAATGACTTTTTTCGCAGCTTCGATTGTTCTTTTGCTTTCACTGATTTTCACATTGGAAAGATTGATCCCTGAGGTACCTGATGAGCCGATTGCGGTAGCGCTGATTTTAATATATGTTCCTGGGGTGGAGAGTATTCCAAATTTAAGAATTTGCATTATTCATCAAAGTTCTATGAACACACCCATAACTCTTATGACCATATGATTAGCATGACTATTATAATAATTTTTTAAATTTTTAAATAGCGATAAATATTTATAGTATCGAGTTGAATTGTATTTTATGTGGTGATGCTGATGACTTGACCTACCATTGTCCTTCTGGTAGGAGCAATAATTCCGTTCTTTTTCCACAATAGGAAGCAAAAAGAAGAAAAGGAGGAATGAGTGTTGGAAATAGTTGAAGTTAAATGTGAGAATTGCGGCAAAGAAATATATGTGCAGGAAAATCATATCAGAGAAGAAATGTTCTGCACCCTTGGGTGCTTAAGTTCTTACAGAGGAGCAATTTCCTCAAAAGACAGAACATTTCACTGATATACTTAGTATTTACTTGAATTATATTCACTGGCAAATGTTTGAAATTTGCCTTACATTCGGCCGTGGGCATAGTCGAGGATATGTTTAAGAATGAACTATACTTGAATTGTTTAAACAGGATTTAAAATCGGTTAAGTTTTATAATTTAAAAAGCTCTGTGCGCGATTGCTACTGCGCTATGCAACCTCCAGAGTTAAAAACCCATTCGTGCTTATATTTAACATCCATACAAAGAATCTAAACCAATAGATATGCTATCCGAACACCTCATCTACTCAACAGCCATAGCAATAATCGCAGGCATGCTCTGGTATAAATACACAGGCAGAGACCCCTCATGGATCATCATAGTCAGCGCCTATGCACCCGACTTTGATATAGTCGCCGGGGAGTTGTTCAAAAAATTAGGTATAAACATCCTCATCAACGGCGCTCCAATCAGCCACGGGGATTTCCACAACATAGCCTTCCTGCTGCTTTTCGCCACCACGGCGGCGCTTGTGCTGAGGTTGGCGGGCATGAGGTTCTGGGATTCGTTCCTTTTCGCGGGGATTGGGTTCGGGGCGCACATGTTCGAAGATGCGCTGGTGTTCAAACCGTTTTATACATTTCTCTGGCCGATATCTGAGCAGAAGTTGGGGATCGGGTTATTTGATTATAAGCCTGATCTTTATGGGATAGCGAATACGGATGTGTTGATGGTGGGATTGATCTTAATGGTCTTATGCGGGGGGATAAGAGTCCTGTATGAAGGAAAAGGAGGCATCAGGAGGATTGCAAGATCGGTTGGTATTGCGGCTGCAATTATGATTTTTATGATATCTGTGTTTAGCATTATCGATATAGGGGTGGTGGAAAAAGTAAATTCGATAAGAGAAAATGGATATATTGATAATTGGTCTTTCACGCAGAATGCATCGTGGGATTCAACTATCTATCATAGTGGTAAACATTCAGCCAAAATTGAGATTTGGAATTATGACAATAGAATCATAAGAAGATGGGTAAGTGAACGAATATCAGTTAAACCGAATACTACATATCTTTTCTCATCATGGGGCAGGACAGAAGGTGCAGGAGGTACAAACACTCCTTGGGTGTTAATAGGGGAAATGGATTCTAACAATACGTTGATAATGGAAAGGAGTCTAAAATTCAACAATGGAACAAATGACTGGACGCAGAAGCAAATAAAATTTAAGACAAGCAACGATACATACTGGGTTTTAGTATATGCTGATATCTTTAGGGGTTATGGAACTTTCTGGTTTGATGACTTAGAGCTGTATGCGGAGGGGACTAATAAGAATATAATTCCAAATAGTGGATTTGAATTGGGTTATACATATTACTATTGATATATAAAAACTAACAATTATAGTACAATCTGCTGTTTTTTTATGATTTTGATGGGCATATCGATTCAAATCACACATAATATCGAAGCAATTTTTAAGAGTCATCCTATTTACTGAAATGCTATAATAAATCAAGAAATATTATCATTGCGCCGCTAACTCAGATGCTAACCAATAAATAATC
This portion of the Candidatus Methanoperedens sp. genome encodes:
- a CDS encoding cohesin domain-containing protein, translated to MNDFYGVVISEEEPDDGGGNQTAYVYGHNKIYNAIKSVYPTLRVYPGVHASQLKMSSANLTNLSKDGLVDDWFAYHVNTADADSMATWFDGLKQQQTIYGEDNVYGLIWATTNDSTSDGRDPSNYTREVFELGVSKGVKNIGFYGVDNFKVNIFWIYYDFFNPSLPSWNRSELAKGVFNEMVSRYSTNNLSGFYMSNTTNIVGTDYITYSKKIYPYDINILNFTITPSSDSVNVTVNIWNTTGDYYKKWNESSENHSVITQHTMGDFPINTKFDIKKNGAKWNSYTSNSTGYITFTYGDGYSEIQFEATLSSSNGYIPPSPTNLAETHGNFWVNHTWQAGSGSITNSYNISHNGTWSNGTANTYFNASVGAHGWSNITVYAFNSSGNGTINTTGISQNTRVPNNNPVQQSIGKKSVNEGQWLNFTISSTDVDNDVLTYRTNATKGYLTQKNFSWKPTYSDAGIYYWEFNTTDNYSAVASETITVTVNDVDTNTTPTITNIANGTVGDTWGILNATIDQSNAISYIRYSKNSDLTGYAQTSNLTGGTDRTVKVANLDNGTKYYYQWFAHNNSNTTLRTNSTTYNFTTNSNVSVPHNFIPPAPANLQNTAGNHWVNHTWQSGAGNITDSYNVSVNGIWINGSSNTFYNNSAGAGNWSNITVWAFNNSGTGSLSSVSVSQNTQVPLAIALDTNTTPSITNVTNGSVGDTFSIINFTVDQSNALTQIKYSINSDLSDPSQTANQSGGTDRSVDITGLNNDTRYYDSVFAFNGSNMSLWANSSISSFITDNNVTYDPPGITSWSNNKTNSSSLSVTVNTSEAVSFNVTVDQTVKATWYINGIEVFNQSGVNGSTYINSTAVAGFWNVTASALNTTTGLSDSKEWLWNVTVAPTPTATASATPTATATDTPTPTATATATPTPTPTATDTPTPTPTATDTPTPTPTATATPTPTATATATPTPTATATDTPTPTPTATPTPTATATDTPTTPTPTATPTPTATATDTPTPTPTATPTPTATATDTPTPTATATATPTPTATATATATSTPTATDTPTPTATATATATSTPTATDTPTPTATATATATSTPTATATDTPTPTATATDTPTPTATATDTPTPTATVTATPTPTQTAAKVVISPSNKTVSQGQMFNLSISIDPSGNAIAGAQLNIAFNQSILNVNSITEGDLFRQNGASTFFNNGTINNSLGTIVNISEAVLGHSNVSTPGTFIIINATAIGSSGASGINLSNVKISDPGGVAIPLNLTNGVVSITVYPRYDVNEDGIVNIEDLTIIEQHFNEIVVAPYPRYDVNMDGVVDIADLTIAAQHFGEKT
- a CDS encoding metal-dependent hydrolase gives rise to the protein MLSEHLIYSTAIAIIAGMLWYKYTGRDPSWIIIVSAYAPDFDIVAGELFKKLGINILINGAPISHGDFHNIAFLLLFATTAALVLRLAGMRFWDSFLFAGIGFGAHMFEDALVFKPFYTFLWPISEQKLGIGLFDYKPDLYGIANTDVLMVGLILMVLCGGIRVLYEGKGGIRRIARSVGIAAAIMIFMISVFSIIDIGVVEKVNSIRENGYIDNWSFTQNASWDSTIYHSGKHSAKIEIWNYDNRIIRRWVSERISVKPNTTYLFSSWGRTEGAGGTNTPWVLIGEMDSNNTLIMERSLKFNNGTNDWTQKQIKFKTSNDTYWVLVYADIFRGYGTFWFDDLELYAEGTNKNIIPNSGFELGYTYYY